A genomic segment from Micromonospora echinaurantiaca encodes:
- a CDS encoding acyl-CoA carboxylase subunit beta, whose amino-acid sequence MTSTAVGADTSTVDHRDPEVRLRALFDAGTLRLLAPRDTSGVLWARGEIEGTPAVAYATDATRMGGAMGADGCRHIVDAIDTAVRERVPVLGLWHSGGARLAEGVVALDAVGQVFAAMVRASGRVPQISVVLGPAAGGAAYGPALTDIVVMSGAGRIFVTGPEVVRSVTGEQVDMERLGGPEPHGRRSGVVHVTCPDDGTALAESRRLAALLGRQGRLCPDDVPADAREGHDLAAKMPAEANRAYDVKPVVKALLDAPGVELHAKWAPNIVTTLGRFAGRTVGVIANNPLRLGGCLDASSAEKAARFVRMCDSLGVPLIVLVDVPGYLPGLGQEWDGVVRRGAKLLHAFAEAVVPRVTLVTRKAYGGAYIAMNSRSLGATAVFAWPNAEVAVMGASAAVNILHRKRLAAAPADEREALRAQLIEEQVRVAGGVNRALEIGVVDDVIKPAETRRRIAEALVAAPAARGAHGNIPL is encoded by the coding sequence GTGACCAGCACCGCCGTCGGCGCCGACACCTCGACAGTGGACCACCGCGACCCAGAGGTGCGGCTGCGGGCGCTCTTCGACGCCGGCACGCTGCGCCTGCTGGCACCCCGGGACACCTCCGGGGTGCTCTGGGCGCGGGGCGAGATCGAGGGCACGCCGGCCGTCGCGTACGCCACCGACGCCACGCGGATGGGTGGCGCGATGGGCGCCGACGGGTGCCGGCACATCGTCGACGCGATCGACACCGCGGTGCGGGAGCGGGTCCCGGTGCTCGGCCTCTGGCACTCCGGCGGGGCCCGGCTCGCCGAGGGCGTGGTCGCGCTGGACGCGGTCGGTCAGGTCTTCGCCGCCATGGTCCGGGCGTCGGGCCGGGTGCCACAGATTTCCGTGGTGCTCGGTCCGGCGGCCGGCGGCGCCGCGTACGGGCCGGCGCTCACCGACATCGTGGTGATGAGCGGCGCGGGCCGGATCTTCGTCACCGGTCCCGAGGTGGTCCGCAGCGTCACCGGCGAGCAGGTCGACATGGAGCGCCTCGGCGGCCCCGAGCCGCACGGCCGGCGCTCCGGCGTGGTGCACGTGACGTGTCCGGACGACGGGACCGCGTTGGCCGAGTCGCGCCGGCTCGCCGCGCTGCTGGGCCGCCAGGGCCGGCTCTGCCCGGACGACGTGCCGGCCGACGCCCGGGAGGGCCACGACCTGGCCGCGAAGATGCCGGCCGAGGCCAACCGGGCGTACGACGTCAAGCCGGTGGTCAAGGCGCTGCTCGACGCCCCCGGCGTGGAACTGCACGCCAAGTGGGCGCCGAACATCGTCACCACGCTCGGCCGGTTCGCCGGCCGGACGGTCGGCGTGATCGCCAACAACCCGCTGCGCCTCGGCGGCTGTCTGGACGCCTCCAGCGCCGAGAAGGCGGCCCGGTTCGTGCGGATGTGCGACTCGCTCGGGGTGCCGCTGATCGTGCTGGTCGACGTCCCCGGTTACCTGCCCGGCCTGGGCCAGGAGTGGGACGGCGTGGTCCGGCGCGGCGCGAAGCTGCTGCACGCCTTCGCCGAGGCGGTGGTGCCGCGGGTGACCCTGGTGACCCGCAAGGCGTACGGCGGGGCGTACATCGCGATGAACTCCCGCTCGCTCGGCGCGACCGCGGTCTTCGCCTGGCCGAACGCGGAGGTCGCGGTGATGGGTGCCAGCGCGGCCGTGAACATCCTGCACCGCAAGAGGCTGGCCGCCGCCCCCGCGGACGAGCGGGAGGCGCTGCGCGCCCAGCTGATCGAGGAGCAGGTCCGGGTGGCCGGCGGGGTCAACCGGGCGCTGGAGATCGGCGTGGTGGACGACGTGATCAAGCCGGCGGAGACCCGACGCCGGATCGCCGAGGCGCTGGTCGCGGCGCCGGCCGCCCGGGGCGCGCACGGCAACATCCCGCTCTAG
- the fabF gene encoding beta-ketoacyl-ACP synthase II, which produces MNRPDVVVTGLGATTPLGGDVASTWDAMVAGRSGVGPLTQEWAAELPVRIAAQLAVEPSEVLERVKLRRLDRSEAIAIIAAKQAWADAGLADSGLDPERLAVSVGSGIGGATTLLAQDDILESSGPRRVSPHTVPMLMPNGPAAWVGLELGAKAGVHSVASACATGAEAIALGLDIIRAGRADVVVAGGTEAVIHPLPIAGFASMRAMSTRNDEPERASRPWDKGRDGFVLGEGAGVVVLERADHAAARGARVYARLAGAGITSDAYDIVQPHAEGEGAIRAIAKAIADADVAKRDIVHVNAHATSTPVGDMLEIGALHQALGDHPVLAATKSMTGHLLGAAGALESIATILAIRDGVVPPTINLEDPDDGLTMEVAAHKARHMEIPAALNNAFGFGGHNVALVFARA; this is translated from the coding sequence ATGAATCGCCCCGACGTCGTCGTCACCGGGCTCGGCGCGACGACCCCGCTCGGCGGGGACGTCGCGTCGACCTGGGACGCCATGGTCGCCGGCCGCTCCGGGGTGGGTCCGCTCACCCAGGAGTGGGCGGCGGAACTGCCGGTCCGGATCGCCGCACAGCTGGCGGTGGAGCCGTCCGAGGTGCTGGAGCGGGTCAAGCTGCGCCGGCTGGACCGGTCCGAGGCGATCGCCATCATCGCGGCGAAGCAGGCCTGGGCGGACGCCGGCCTGGCCGACTCCGGGCTGGACCCGGAGCGGCTGGCGGTCAGCGTCGGCTCCGGCATCGGCGGCGCCACCACCCTGCTCGCCCAGGACGACATCCTCGAGTCGTCCGGGCCGCGCCGGGTCTCCCCGCACACCGTGCCGATGCTGATGCCGAACGGCCCGGCCGCCTGGGTCGGGCTGGAACTCGGCGCCAAGGCCGGCGTGCACTCGGTGGCCAGCGCCTGCGCGACCGGTGCGGAGGCGATCGCGCTGGGCCTGGACATCATCCGCGCCGGCCGCGCCGACGTGGTGGTGGCCGGCGGCACCGAGGCGGTCATCCACCCGCTGCCGATCGCCGGGTTCGCCTCGATGCGGGCCATGTCGACCCGCAACGACGAGCCGGAGCGGGCCTCCCGTCCGTGGGACAAGGGCCGGGACGGCTTCGTGCTCGGCGAGGGCGCGGGGGTGGTCGTCCTGGAGCGCGCCGACCACGCCGCCGCCCGGGGGGCCCGGGTGTACGCCCGCCTCGCCGGCGCCGGCATCACCTCCGACGCGTACGACATCGTGCAGCCGCACGCCGAGGGCGAGGGCGCTATCCGGGCGATCGCGAAGGCCATCGCCGACGCGGACGTGGCCAAGCGCGACATCGTGCACGTCAACGCGCACGCCACCTCGACACCGGTCGGCGACATGCTGGAGATCGGCGCGCTGCACCAGGCGCTCGGTGACCACCCGGTGCTGGCGGCGACCAAGTCGATGACCGGTCACCTGCTCGGCGCGGCCGGGGCGCTGGAGTCGATCGCCACCATCCTGGCCATCCGCGACGGTGTCGTTCCTCCGACCATCAACCTCGAGGACCCGGACGACGGCCTCACCATGGAGGTGGCCGCCCACAAGGCGCGCCACATGGAGATCCCCGCCGCGTTGAACAACGCGTTCGGTTTCGGGGGCCACAACGTGGCTCTCGTCTTCGCGCGGGCCTGA
- a CDS encoding acyltransferase domain-containing protein, with protein sequence MLAVLSPGQGSQKPGFLTPWLDLPGAEARLRWWSALAGVDLVHLGTAADADEIKDTARTQPLLVAAALLAGEHLPMYDVALTAGHSVGELGAAALAGVLPAEAAITLAGVRGREMAAACALEPTGMAAVLGGDPDEVLAAIEAHGLHAANRNGAGQIVAAGAVENLDKFAAEPPARTRVIRLQVAGAFHTPYMAPAESALAAVAAGITPADPSRILLSNLDGTAVNHGRELVQRLVRQVTAPVRWDLCMRTLADLGVTGVIELPPAGTLAGLVKRELKGVGAPEIVTVNTPDDLPAARDLIARHGMAPSHEPTIAFRVVVAPAAGTFAPAQGLAEGASVRAGQPIGQVATRQGPVEVTAHDSGVLTEWLAHHDDPVAPGQPLARIGGQH encoded by the coding sequence GTGCTCGCCGTACTCTCTCCCGGCCAGGGTTCCCAGAAACCCGGCTTCCTGACCCCCTGGCTCGACCTGCCCGGCGCCGAGGCGCGGCTGCGCTGGTGGTCGGCGCTGGCCGGGGTCGACCTGGTGCACCTCGGCACCGCCGCCGACGCCGACGAGATCAAGGACACCGCCCGCACCCAGCCGCTGCTGGTCGCGGCGGCGCTGCTGGCCGGCGAGCACCTGCCGATGTACGACGTCGCGCTGACCGCCGGGCACAGCGTCGGCGAACTGGGCGCGGCGGCGCTGGCCGGGGTGCTGCCGGCCGAGGCGGCGATCACGCTGGCCGGGGTGCGGGGGCGCGAGATGGCCGCCGCCTGCGCGTTGGAGCCCACCGGGATGGCGGCCGTGCTCGGCGGCGACCCGGACGAGGTGCTCGCCGCGATCGAGGCGCACGGGCTGCACGCCGCCAACCGCAACGGCGCCGGCCAGATCGTCGCCGCCGGCGCGGTGGAGAACCTGGACAAGTTCGCCGCCGAGCCGCCGGCCCGGACCCGGGTCATCCGGCTCCAGGTGGCCGGGGCGTTCCACACCCCGTACATGGCGCCGGCCGAGTCGGCGCTGGCCGCGGTGGCCGCCGGGATCACCCCGGCCGACCCGAGCCGGATCCTGCTGTCCAACCTCGACGGCACCGCGGTCAACCACGGTCGGGAGTTGGTGCAGCGGCTGGTCCGGCAGGTCACCGCGCCGGTCCGCTGGGACCTGTGCATGCGGACGCTGGCCGACCTCGGGGTGACCGGGGTGATCGAGCTGCCCCCGGCCGGCACGCTGGCTGGCCTGGTCAAGCGGGAGCTCAAGGGCGTTGGCGCGCCGGAGATCGTCACCGTGAACACCCCGGACGACCTGCCCGCCGCCCGCGACCTGATCGCCCGCCACGGGATGGCGCCGAGCCACGAACCGACCATCGCGTTCCGGGTGGTGGTGGCCCCCGCCGCCGGCACCTTCGCGCCCGCCCAGGGCCTCGCCGAGGGCGCATCGGTCCGGGCCGGCCAGCCCATCGGCCAGGTGGCCACCCGGCAGGGGCCGGTCGAGGTCACCGCCCACGACAGCGGCGTGCTCACCGAGTGGCTCGCCCACCACGACGACCCGGTCGCCCCGGGCCAACCGCTCGCCCGCATCGGAGGACAGCACTGA
- a CDS encoding beta-ketoacyl-ACP synthase III — MAAGSRIVALGHYQPSRVVTNDEIAQLVETSDEWIRDRVGIVTRRIADGETVADMAAAAAGKALANSGLTAADIDLVVVATCTSVDRSPNVACRVAAKLGITAPGAYDINTACSGFAYALGTVDHAIRAGASRNAIVIGAEKLSDFTDWTDRSTCIIFADGAGAAVVTASADGEPAGVGPVVWGSVPEKSDAVRIEGWRPYIQQEGQAVFRWATTELAPLARQACERAGVDPAELAAFVPHQANARIIDGIAKRLNIPDAIIAKDIVESGNTSAASVPLALSKLVERREVPSGAPVLLFGFGGGLTYAGQVVRCP; from the coding sequence ATGGCTGCCGGAAGCCGCATCGTCGCCCTCGGCCACTACCAGCCCTCCCGGGTGGTGACCAACGACGAGATCGCCCAGCTCGTGGAGACCAGCGACGAGTGGATCCGGGACCGGGTCGGCATCGTCACCCGGCGGATCGCCGACGGCGAGACGGTGGCCGACATGGCCGCGGCCGCGGCCGGCAAGGCGCTGGCCAACTCGGGGCTGACCGCCGCCGACATCGACCTGGTCGTGGTGGCGACCTGCACGTCGGTGGACCGCAGCCCGAACGTGGCCTGCCGGGTCGCCGCGAAGCTCGGCATCACCGCGCCCGGGGCGTACGACATCAACACCGCGTGCTCCGGGTTCGCGTACGCGCTGGGCACCGTCGACCACGCCATCCGGGCCGGTGCCTCGCGCAACGCCATCGTCATCGGCGCCGAGAAGCTCTCCGACTTCACCGACTGGACGGACCGCTCCACCTGCATCATCTTCGCCGACGGCGCGGGCGCCGCGGTGGTCACCGCCAGCGCCGACGGCGAGCCCGCCGGGGTCGGCCCGGTGGTCTGGGGCTCGGTGCCGGAGAAGAGCGACGCGGTGCGCATCGAGGGCTGGCGGCCGTACATCCAGCAGGAGGGGCAGGCGGTGTTCCGCTGGGCCACCACCGAGCTGGCGCCGCTGGCCCGGCAGGCCTGCGAGCGCGCCGGGGTGGACCCGGCCGAGCTGGCCGCGTTCGTGCCGCACCAGGCCAACGCCCGGATCATCGACGGCATCGCGAAGCGGCTGAACATCCCCGACGCGATCATCGCGAAGGACATCGTCGAGTCCGGCAACACCTCGGCGGCGAGCGTGCCGCTGGCCCTGTCCAAGCTGGTCGAACGGCGCGAGGTGCCCTCCGGCGCCCCGGTGCTGCTGTTCGGCTTCGGCGGCGGCCTGACCTACGCCGGTCAGGTCGTCCGCTGCCCCTGA
- a CDS encoding PucR family transcriptional regulator, with product MKRLVRTCQAGAVNEPGGSELSATLRRIERAAGALATASVSRMDETLPWFRTLPADQRSWVMLVAQAGARSLVQWLRDGGGTADSTQEVSDEVFAAAPQALARSISLQQTVALIKVTIDVVEEQVSHLAAEGEEQQLREAVLRFSREIAFAAARVYARAAESRGAWDARLQALLVDALLRGDSPDVLASRAAALGWSDAPPVAVAVGRSPGGEVSAVLHTVYRQARRIGVEVIGGVHGDRLVIVLGGAADPVAATGKLLSAFGDGPVVVGPAVPSLDEATESARAALAGFRAAPAWPTAPRPVPAGDLLPERALAGDAEARRRLRHDVYATLVRAGGELLETLDAFFAAGGTLESAARALFVHPNTVRYRLRRIAEVTGFSPLAPRDAFALRVALTVGRLDPVVPVVPSQTMAPGVSKTSQTGDDHRRFL from the coding sequence GTGAAGCGCCTGGTCAGGACATGTCAGGCTGGAGCGGTGAACGAGCCGGGCGGTAGCGAGCTGTCGGCCACGCTGCGCCGGATCGAACGCGCGGCGGGGGCGCTGGCCACCGCCAGCGTCTCCCGGATGGACGAGACCCTGCCCTGGTTCCGCACCCTACCGGCCGACCAGCGCTCCTGGGTCATGCTGGTGGCCCAGGCCGGCGCCCGCTCGCTGGTGCAGTGGCTGCGCGACGGTGGCGGCACCGCCGACAGCACCCAGGAGGTCTCCGACGAGGTCTTCGCCGCCGCACCGCAGGCGCTGGCCCGGTCGATCAGCCTCCAGCAGACCGTCGCGCTGATCAAGGTGACCATCGACGTGGTCGAGGAGCAGGTCTCCCACCTGGCCGCGGAGGGCGAGGAGCAGCAGTTGCGCGAGGCCGTGCTGCGCTTCTCCCGGGAGATCGCCTTCGCCGCCGCCCGGGTCTACGCCCGCGCCGCCGAGTCCCGCGGCGCGTGGGACGCCCGGTTGCAGGCCCTGCTGGTGGACGCGCTGCTGCGCGGCGACTCGCCGGACGTGCTGGCCAGCCGGGCCGCCGCGCTGGGCTGGTCGGACGCGCCGCCGGTGGCGGTCGCGGTCGGCCGCTCCCCCGGCGGCGAGGTCTCCGCCGTCCTGCACACCGTCTACCGGCAGGCCCGGCGGATCGGCGTCGAGGTGATCGGTGGCGTGCACGGCGACCGGCTGGTGATCGTGCTCGGTGGCGCCGCCGACCCGGTGGCCGCCACCGGGAAGCTGCTCAGCGCCTTCGGGGACGGGCCGGTGGTGGTCGGCCCGGCGGTGCCGAGCCTGGACGAGGCCACCGAGTCGGCCCGGGCGGCGCTGGCCGGTTTCCGCGCCGCGCCGGCCTGGCCGACCGCGCCCCGGCCGGTGCCGGCCGGCGACCTGCTGCCGGAGCGGGCGCTGGCCGGGGACGCGGAGGCGCGCCGCCGGCTGCGGCACGACGTGTACGCGACGCTGGTGCGCGCCGGGGGTGAGCTGCTGGAGACGCTGGACGCCTTCTTCGCCGCTGGCGGGACGTTGGAGAGCGCGGCGCGCGCCCTCTTCGTGCACCCGAACACGGTCCGCTACCGGTTGCGGCGGATCGCCGAGGTCACCGGCTTCTCCCCGCTCGCGCCGCGGGACGCGTTCGCGCTCCGGGTGGCGCTGACGGTGGGCCGGCTCGACCCAGTGGTCCCGGTGGTCCCGAGCCAGACAATGGCCCCAGGGGTCAGTAAAACCTCACAGACGGGTGATGACCACCGCCGATTTTTGTAG
- a CDS encoding response regulator transcription factor, with protein sequence MREPLVGPADHRVAEGHREAEIGGGQPGAAGFLLKDTDAEGLVAAVRTVARGEGFIAPAVTRRLITAFAATAPAASAATRAAVAALTPRERDVLACLGLGLSNQQIADRLSMAESTTKTHVSRILAKLDLRSRVQAAILAQELGLPAPPSA encoded by the coding sequence GTGCGCGAACCGCTGGTCGGCCCAGCGGACCATCGAGTGGCCGAAGGCCACCGAGAAGCCGAGATAGGCGGCGGCCAGCCCGGGGCCGCCGGCTTCCTGCTCAAGGACACCGACGCCGAAGGGCTGGTGGCGGCCGTGCGGACGGTCGCCCGGGGCGAGGGGTTCATCGCTCCCGCGGTGACCCGGCGACTGATCACGGCGTTCGCGGCGACCGCCCCGGCCGCCTCCGCCGCCACCCGGGCGGCGGTGGCGGCGCTGACCCCGCGGGAGCGCGACGTGCTGGCGTGCCTCGGGCTCGGCCTGTCCAACCAGCAGATCGCCGACCGGCTGTCGATGGCGGAGAGCACCACCAAGACCCACGTCAGCCGGATCCTCGCGAAGCTCGACCTGCGCAGCCGGGTGCAGGCCGCCATCCTGGCCCAGGAGCTGGGCCTGCCCGCTCCCCCGTCGGCCTGA
- a CDS encoding acyl carrier protein — protein MTRDEITAGLAEILEEVAGVNPDDVAEGKSFTDDLDVDSLSMVEVVVAAEEKFGVKIPDNEVQNLKTVGDAVSYIEAQS, from the coding sequence ATGACCCGTGACGAGATCACCGCCGGCCTCGCCGAGATCCTCGAAGAGGTTGCCGGGGTGAACCCGGACGACGTGGCCGAGGGGAAGTCCTTCACCGACGACCTGGACGTCGACTCGCTCTCCATGGTGGAGGTCGTGGTGGCGGCCGAGGAGAAGTTCGGCGTCAAGATCCCGGACAACGAGGTGCAGAACCTGAAGACCGTCGGGGACGCCGTCAGCTACATCGAGGCGCAGTCCTGA